A region from the Benincasa hispida cultivar B227 chromosome 10, ASM972705v1, whole genome shotgun sequence genome encodes:
- the LOC120088350 gene encoding cyclin-C1-1-like isoform X1, which translates to MAANFWTSSHYKQLLDQEEVDVVQSLDKDRGITLEDFKLIKMHMANYILKLAQNVKVRQRVVATAITYMRRVYTRKSMTEYDPRLVTPTCLYLASKAEESTVQARLLVFYIKKIQSDEKYKYEIKHILEMEMKILEALDYYLVVFHPYRALSQLLQDAGLNDINMTQMTWGLVNDTYKMDLILVHPPYLIALACIYIASVLREKDTTAWFEELHVDMNVVKNXSIEILDFYENHRMITEDRIISALGKLPMKS; encoded by the exons ATGGCGGCTAATTTCTGGACTTCATCGCACTA CAAACAACTCCTGGATCAAGAGGAGGTCGATGTGGTGCAATCGCTCGATAAAGATAGGGGCATCACTCTCGAAGACTTCAAGCTCATCAAGATGCATATGGCAAATT aTATTTTGAAGTTGGCCCAAAATGTGAAAGTTAGACAAAG GGTGGTTGCAACTGCTATTACATATATGAGACGCGTTTACACCAG aAAGAGTATGACAGAATACGATCCACGATTAGTGACTCCAACCTGCCTATATTTGGCTTCAAAAGCAGAAGAAAGCACAGTTCAAGCTAGACTTCTAGtgttttacattaaaaaaatac AATCTGATGAAAAGTACAAGTATGAGATCAAGCACATACTAGAAATGGAAATGAAGATTCTAGAAGCCCTTGACTATTATTTGGTGGTATTCCACCCTTATCGTGCATTGTCTCA GTTGCTCCAAGATGCAGGCTTGAATGACATAAATATGACTCAAATGACTTG GGGACTTGTGAACGACACCTACAAGATGGATCTAATTCTTGTACATCCACCCTATTTGATAGCTTTGGCTTGCATATATATTGCTAGTGTACTAAGAGAGAAAGACACAACCGCATGGTTTGAAGAACTTCATGTTGATATGAACGTGGTGA AGAATA NCTCAATTGAGATATTGGACTTCTATGAAAACCACAGGATGATAACTGAGGATAGAATTATTTCAGCTCTTGGCAAGCTACCAATGAAGTCGTGA
- the LOC120088350 gene encoding cyclin-C1-1-like isoform X2 translates to MGRPVFCYRPLVVWQTSLNKVMDSFPHLRVVATAITYMRRVYTRKSMTEYDPRLVTPTCLYLASKAEESTVQARLLVFYIKKIQSDEKYKYEIKHILEMEMKILEALDYYLVVFHPYRALSQLLQDAGLNDINMTQMTWGLVNDTYKMDLILVHPPYLIALACIYIASVLREKDTTAWFEELHVDMNVVKNXSIEILDFYENHRMITEDRIISALGKLPMKS, encoded by the exons ATGGGCAGACCAGTATTTTGTTACCGTCCTTTGGTGGTTTGGCAAACATCTTTGAACAAAGTTATGGATAGCTTTCCTCATTTGAG GGTGGTTGCAACTGCTATTACATATATGAGACGCGTTTACACCAG aAAGAGTATGACAGAATACGATCCACGATTAGTGACTCCAACCTGCCTATATTTGGCTTCAAAAGCAGAAGAAAGCACAGTTCAAGCTAGACTTCTAGtgttttacattaaaaaaatac AATCTGATGAAAAGTACAAGTATGAGATCAAGCACATACTAGAAATGGAAATGAAGATTCTAGAAGCCCTTGACTATTATTTGGTGGTATTCCACCCTTATCGTGCATTGTCTCA GTTGCTCCAAGATGCAGGCTTGAATGACATAAATATGACTCAAATGACTTG GGGACTTGTGAACGACACCTACAAGATGGATCTAATTCTTGTACATCCACCCTATTTGATAGCTTTGGCTTGCATATATATTGCTAGTGTACTAAGAGAGAAAGACACAACCGCATGGTTTGAAGAACTTCATGTTGATATGAACGTGGTGA AGAATA NCTCAATTGAGATATTGGACTTCTATGAAAACCACAGGATGATAACTGAGGATAGAATTATTTCAGCTCTTGGCAAGCTACCAATGAAGTCGTGA